One Paenibacillus sp. FSL H7-0737 DNA segment encodes these proteins:
- a CDS encoding DUF2627 domain-containing protein, translating into MKLLISRFIAILILVFPGLIAMKGFLMMKDDIFDYISMHGDDSVVPDFAWLHFGGGFLLFAAGMTFLGGWILARDRKRNYVGPRFKEKQKAKQAAAQETIS; encoded by the coding sequence ATGAAACTATTAATTTCACGCTTCATTGCCATCCTTATTCTTGTGTTTCCTGGTTTAATCGCAATGAAGGGCTTCTTAATGATGAAGGACGATATTTTTGATTATATCTCTATGCATGGCGATGACTCCGTTGTTCCAGATTTCGCTTGGCTGCATTTCGGCGGAGGGTTTCTGCTCTTTGCAGCAGGTATGACTTTCCTTGGCGGCTGGATTCTGGCAAGAGACCGCAAACGTAATTATGTTGGCCCTCGGTTCAAGGAGAAACAAAAAGCGAAACAAGCTGCCGCGCAAGAAACGATCTCATAA
- a CDS encoding ABC transporter ATP-binding protein yields MFKAILEPFRHPKPVIELGAGRSLGSAAGGKPKAKAKDWGGTLMRIWSYLAERKAKLFLVLLMVVFSSALALLGPYMIGKAVDDYLEGTGGRSWTIFLISLASVYIFYSLTSWLQNIWMIEIAQETVFRMRTELFSHLHRLPISFFNRRQQGEIMSRLTNDIENVSSTLNSSAIQIFSSVLTLLGTVGVMLWLSPLLTLLTFLVVPLMLLGMRWITRRTGPLFKERQRNVGELNGYIEETLSGQRIIKAFSQEERVIAGFHERNERIMLSGYWAQSISGFIPKLMNGLNNLSFAIVAGVGGLLAIRGAITVGVIIVFVEYTRQFTRPLNDLANQWNTLLSAVAGAERVFEVLDEETEAKDEGAATSLVKVEGAVKFEKVSFSYDGSSNTLHDISFEAKPGEMIALVGPTGAGKTTLIGLLSRFYDPNQGKITLDGLDVTSIRRESLRSHMAFVLQDSFLFKGSIRDNIRYGRLDASDEEVEAAAKLANAHSFIIRMPEGYDRMLSADGSGISQGQKQLLSIARAILANPSMLVLDEATSSIDTVTEIKIQEGLQALMKGRTSFVIAHRLGTIRAADRILVLQGGRLLQQGSHEELLKQGGLYSELVQGGRREVLDKARL; encoded by the coding sequence ATGTTCAAAGCAATTCTTGAACCCTTTCGTCACCCAAAACCTGTCATTGAGCTTGGAGCAGGAAGAAGCCTTGGTTCAGCTGCTGGAGGGAAGCCAAAAGCAAAGGCGAAGGATTGGGGCGGCACGCTCATGCGGATTTGGAGCTACCTTGCCGAGCGTAAAGCTAAGCTTTTTCTCGTTCTCTTAATGGTAGTCTTCAGCTCGGCTTTAGCACTGCTCGGGCCTTATATGATTGGTAAAGCTGTGGATGATTATCTGGAAGGTACTGGCGGACGATCGTGGACGATTTTTCTGATCAGCTTAGCTAGTGTTTATATCTTCTATTCATTAACTTCTTGGCTGCAAAATATATGGATGATTGAAATTGCCCAGGAGACCGTATTTCGGATGCGCACGGAGTTGTTTTCCCATCTTCATCGGTTGCCCATCTCTTTTTTTAATCGGAGACAGCAGGGCGAAATTATGAGTCGCCTCACCAACGATATTGAGAATGTCAGCTCTACGCTGAATAGCTCAGCTATTCAGATCTTTTCTAGTGTTTTGACATTGCTCGGCACGGTGGGGGTAATGCTCTGGCTCAGTCCTCTATTGACGCTGCTCACGTTCCTGGTTGTGCCGTTAATGTTATTAGGCATGCGCTGGATTACTCGGCGTACGGGTCCGCTTTTTAAGGAACGTCAGCGCAATGTGGGTGAGTTAAACGGTTATATAGAAGAGACGTTATCCGGTCAACGGATTATCAAAGCTTTTTCACAAGAGGAACGGGTCATCGCTGGTTTTCATGAACGCAATGAGCGAATTATGCTCTCTGGATACTGGGCACAGTCGATTTCTGGCTTCATTCCTAAGCTGATGAATGGACTTAATAATTTGAGCTTCGCTATTGTGGCTGGAGTCGGTGGTTTGTTAGCGATTCGCGGAGCGATTACGGTCGGTGTGATTATTGTGTTTGTAGAATATACGCGTCAATTTACTCGCCCTCTTAATGACTTAGCGAATCAGTGGAATACACTACTGTCAGCGGTTGCGGGAGCGGAAAGAGTGTTTGAAGTGCTGGACGAAGAGACGGAAGCTAAAGATGAAGGTGCAGCCACTTCGCTGGTTAAAGTTGAAGGTGCAGTGAAGTTCGAAAAGGTATCTTTTTCATATGACGGAAGTTCTAACACACTGCATGATATTAGCTTTGAAGCGAAGCCTGGTGAGATGATTGCCTTAGTAGGACCTACCGGTGCCGGCAAAACAACACTTATCGGGCTGTTATCTCGTTTCTATGATCCTAATCAGGGTAAGATTACGCTGGATGGCTTAGATGTCACTTCGATTCGGCGTGAAAGCCTGAGGAGCCATATGGCGTTTGTATTGCAGGACTCCTTTTTATTCAAGGGCAGCATCCGCGATAATATTCGTTACGGTAGACTGGATGCTTCCGATGAAGAGGTCGAGGCGGCGGCCAAGCTGGCTAACGCTCATTCTTTTATTATCCGAATGCCGGAAGGTTATGATCGAATGCTCTCTGCAGATGGTAGCGGCATAAGCCAAGGACAGAAGCAATTGCTATCCATTGCAAGAGCCATTCTTGCCAATCCTTCGATGCTTGTTCTTGATGAAGCCACTAGCAGTATCGATACGGTGACCGAGATCAAGATTCAGGAAGGACTTCAGGCGCTAATGAAGGGACGGACTAGCTTCGTTATTGCCCATAGACTGGGCACCATCCGTGCAGCTGATCGAATTCTTGTTCTTCAAGGGGGCAGATTGCTGCAGCAGGGCTCCCATGAGGAGTTGTTGAAGCAAGGTGGCTTGTACAGCGAGTTGGTGCAAGGCGGTCGTAGAGAAGTACTTGATAAGGCTAGGCTTTAA
- the lpdA gene encoding dihydrolipoyl dehydrogenase: MTISCDVAILGGGTGGYVAAIRAAQLGKSVVVIEMDKLGGTCLHRGCIPSKSLLRSAEVYAEINESESYGIETSGVQLVFPKVQKRKEAVVEQLHQGVQYLMRKNKIQVIKGKGRVTGPSIFSPRSGAVAVELEDGEMETVVSNHLIIATGSRPRVLPGLEPDGKVILSSDEALTLDELPSSIIIVGGGVIGVEWASMLVDFGVQVTVVEAASQLLPQEDEEVAKELQRLLKKRGVKVLTETTVDAATCKVTDDGISIDARKGEQTQSLSAEKLLVSVGRVANVENIGLENTDIRFDKGIIAVNASMQTAEPHIYAIGDCIGGLQLAHAASHEGIMAVNHLSGEKLHPYHTHLVPRCVYTRPEVASVGHTEKEAKALGHDVVTGKFPFSAIGKAIVYGQKDGFVKVVADRSSGDILGVQMIGPHVTDLIGEAALAQLLDATPWEVGEAIHAHPTLSEIVGEAMLAVDGRSIGI, encoded by the coding sequence ATGACAATTTCATGTGACGTGGCCATACTTGGCGGAGGAACCGGGGGATATGTGGCAGCCATTCGCGCTGCACAGCTTGGAAAGTCCGTCGTCGTCATCGAAATGGACAAACTGGGAGGAACCTGCCTTCACCGTGGCTGCATCCCTAGCAAATCGCTGCTCAGAAGTGCAGAAGTATATGCTGAAATCAATGAGAGCGAGAGCTATGGCATTGAGACAAGCGGTGTACAGCTTGTATTCCCAAAAGTACAAAAGCGCAAGGAAGCGGTAGTTGAACAACTTCATCAGGGCGTACAATATTTGATGCGCAAAAATAAAATACAAGTTATTAAAGGCAAGGGGCGCGTGACGGGTCCCTCTATTTTTTCACCGCGTAGTGGTGCTGTTGCTGTGGAACTAGAAGATGGTGAAATGGAAACAGTGGTCTCTAACCATCTTATTATTGCTACAGGATCTCGTCCGCGTGTATTACCTGGTCTGGAACCAGACGGGAAAGTTATTCTTAGCAGTGATGAAGCGCTCACCCTCGACGAGTTACCCTCTTCCATCATTATTGTTGGAGGCGGAGTAATTGGGGTGGAATGGGCCTCTATGCTGGTTGATTTCGGAGTACAGGTTACGGTAGTTGAAGCTGCTAGTCAGTTACTCCCTCAAGAGGATGAAGAAGTAGCTAAAGAACTGCAACGTTTACTTAAAAAACGTGGTGTTAAAGTACTGACTGAAACTACAGTGGATGCTGCAACCTGCAAGGTAACGGACGATGGAATTTCGATCGATGCCCGTAAGGGAGAGCAAACTCAAAGTCTATCTGCAGAAAAGCTGCTTGTATCCGTAGGTAGAGTAGCGAATGTAGAGAATATTGGTCTGGAAAATACAGATATTCGCTTTGATAAAGGAATTATCGCTGTAAATGCTAGTATGCAAACGGCTGAGCCGCATATTTATGCGATTGGCGACTGTATCGGTGGGCTACAATTAGCTCATGCCGCTAGCCATGAAGGTATCATGGCGGTAAATCATCTCTCCGGTGAGAAACTTCATCCTTATCATACACATCTTGTACCGCGTTGTGTCTACACACGTCCTGAAGTTGCGAGTGTGGGTCACACTGAGAAGGAAGCTAAAGCATTGGGACATGATGTAGTAACTGGTAAATTCCCCTTCTCGGCCATTGGCAAGGCGATTGTGTACGGTCAGAAGGACGGGTTTGTTAAAGTTGTGGCGGACCGAAGCAGCGGAGATATTCTCGGTGTGCAGATGATAGGTCCGCATGTTACGGATCTAATCGGGGAAGCTGCATTGGCTCAACTGCTGGATGCAACACCTTGGGAGGTTGGCGAGGCTATTCATGCTCACCCTACACTTTCGGAGATCGTTGGAGAAGCAATGTTAGCTGTAGATGGAAGATCTATCGGGATTTAG